The proteins below are encoded in one region of Bombus terrestris chromosome 7, iyBomTerr1.2, whole genome shotgun sequence:
- the LOC100642637 gene encoding lethal(2) giant larvae protein homolog 1 isoform X4, with protein sequence MLKFIRGKSQQTTAERQKLQKDLFAFQKTVQHGFPNKPTALAWDPSLRLMIIGTASGAIKVFGRPGVEFYGQHTIESGENAVTKIVALPNEGRVVSLCDDNSLHLWEINESSVVETKSLSLEGKLKKISAMCLESSGEHLLLGTEGGNIYLLNLKTFVMPDNIIYQDVVMQNVPDDYKKNPGAVEAIAEQPGHPDNILIGYNRGLMVLWNKATPGAQQTFVSTQQLESVHWVSETRFVSSHNDGSYAFWSPGSDSMLESSTPYGPFPCKAVTKILVYPTAELGELVLFSGGMQRASYGDRHTITVMAKGKHVVFDFTSKVIDFFTVFPKQEDGKDASDNPEALIVLAEEEIVAIDLNNPEWKMMALPYLVSLHASAVTCSQHVPNVPEELWENIIAAGKAQTEHLYSDKPWPIDGGIILNQKSENDKLKSRELLLTGHEDGTVRFWNASDVALTPLYKYNSSILFTGEHLDVLEQPPEDDEDEWPPFRKVGTFDPYSDDPRLAVKKVLLCPLSSTLVVAGTAGHIITTTISSEPVNKEIKAITMNIVNDRDGFVWKGHDRLPARTTSISFAVGFQPQSLLQLYPPAAVTALAMHSEWGLLAAGTAHGLAVFDYTRAKPVNVKCTLNPNDLSGAGDTPISRRKSFKKSLRESFRRLRKGRSQRRTNATSPTRNTTSEKKKETSSVASSPSGDLSPVELKPVERQVEARPVDDALGSMVRCLYFARSYIISMQNTTPTLWAGTNNGTVYVFTLAIPAGVRRTEEDVNCTLGKEIQLKHRAPVIAITILDGSSVPLPEPFEAEKGVSPDMASPHRVVIASEEQFKIFNLPSLKPYCKYKLTANEGSRVRKTGFAKFTCPIEPAGTHEETCLLCLSNLGDCLVLSVPELRRQLNAAVIKKEDINGISSLTFTKAGEALYLYSSSELQRISLSASKVTKAHCALNLPPNARSFPETNNEEAQEQGVVEGTAETEGDTTQGSQPDVQRMIIENGVVGSTGGEESPKESSLQPAASTNDVNGEDDRQDLSSIGDITIDSVKDHLLNATSSEELHSRLAGLKMEVTSRTSEISTQNQSLVVKTTTVVSQTTNNTTANGEIETSQTNETQQMNSTTVEREIRSGTETTTTHATITLPPNVEISAADLANLEITTTTVTTEKSKAPLARPEEVGS encoded by the exons GGTCGCGTGGTTTCTCTCTGCGACGACAACTCTCTTCATTTATGGGAGATCAACGAAAGTTCGGTCGTGGAGACCAAGTCGCTATCGTTGGAGGGCAAATTGAAGAAAATCTCGGCGATGTGTCTCGAATCGAGCGGCGAACATCTTCTTCTTGGAACGGAGGGCGGGAACATCTATCTTCTCAACTTGAAAACATTCGTAATGCCTGACAATATCATTTACCAGGATGTCGTGATGCAAAA CGTGCCAGACGATTACAAGAAGAATCCAGGAGCGGTCGAGGCGATAGCGGAACAACCAGGTCACCCAGACAATATTCTGATAGGTTACAATCGTGGTTTAATGGTTTTGTGGAACAAAGCGACTCCAGGAGCCCAACAG ACATTCGTCTCCACGCAACAGCTGGAATCTGTCCACTGGGTCTCCGAGACCCGTTTTGTTTCCTCCCACAACGATGGATCCTATGCATTTTGGAGTCCAGGCAGCGACAGCATGTTGGAATCGAGTACACCCTATGGACCATTTCCCTGTAAAGCTGTTACTAAAATTCTCGTCTATCCGACCGCAGA ACTCGGAGAACTCGTTTTATTTTCGGGTGGAATGCAACGTGCAAGTTACGGCGATCGTCACACCATTACCGTTATGGCGAAGGGGAAGCATGTTGTTTTTGACTTCACGTCAAAGGTGATCGACTTCTTCACTGTGTTTCCTAAACAAGAGGACGGAAAAGATGCATCTGATAATCCAGAAGCGCTTATAGTATTGGCCGAAGAAGAGATAGTAGCCATTGATTTGAATAATCCTGAATGGAAGATGATGGCATTACCGTATTTAGTATCTCTCCACGCAAGTGCG GTCACTTGTTCGCAACACGTCCCGAATGTTCCTGAGGAATTATGGGAGAACATTATCGCAGCTGGGAAAGCGCAAACGGAACATCTATACTCGGATAAACCATGGCCTATAGATGGTGGAATTATTCTGAATCAGAAATcggaaaatgataaattaaaaagcagAGAATTATTACTTACCGGCCACGAGGATGGAACCGTGAGATTTTGGAATGCGTCTGACGTTGCTTTAACACCTCTCTACAAGTACAATTCATCCATTCTGTTTACTGGTGAACATCTGGATGTTCTTGAACAACCACCGGAGGATGACGAGGACGAGTGGCCACCATTTAGAAAAGTTGGAACCTTTGATCCGTACTCCGATGATCCCAGACTTGCTGTGAAAAAAGTTTTGCTTTGTCCGCTGTCATCGACATTAGTGGTTGCCGGCACGGCTGGCCACATAATTACAACCACCATATCATCCGAACCTGTAAACAAGGAAATCAAAGCCATCACGATGAACATCGTAAACGATCGCGATGGATTTGTTTGGAAAGGCCATGATCGTCTTCCGGCGAGGACAACTAGTATATCTTTCGCAGTCGGTTTTCAACCACAAAGTCTTCTTCAATTATACCCGCCAGCTGCGGTTACAGCATTGGCTATGCATAGCGAGTGGGGATTACTTGCTGCAGGCACGGCTCATGGTTTAGCTGTTTTCGATTATACAAGAGCAAAACCCGTCAACGTGAAGTGTACACTTAATCCAAAtg ATCTTTCCGGAGCAGGCGATACACCGATTTCTAGAAGAAAGTCGTTTAAGAAATCATTGAGGGAATCTTTTAGGAGATTACGAAAAGGAAGATCACAGCGTCGAACAAATGCCACTAGTCCAACTAGGAATACAACatcagaaaagaagaaagaaac GTCCAGTGTTGCTTCTTCTCCGAGTGGTGACCTTTCGCCGGTGGAATTGAAGCCTGTGGAGAGACAAGTGGAAGCCAGACCTGTAGATGATGCACTGGGGTCAATGGTTCGATGTTTATATTTTGCTAGAAGTTACATTATAAGCA tgCAAAACACGACTCCTACGCTTTGGGCGGGTACCAATAACGGTACAGTTTATGTTTTCACATTAGCAATTCCTGCTGGTGTTAGAAGAACGGAAGAGGATGTAAATTGTACATTAGGCAAAGAGATTCAGTTAAAACACAGAGCACCTGTAATTGCAATTACAATTCTCGATGGGTCTAGCGTACCGTTGCCAGAACCATTCGAAGCTGAGAAAGGCGTAAGTCCCGATATGGCTTCTCCACACAGAGTTGTAATCGCTAGCGAAGAACAATTCAAAATCTTCAATCTTCCATCCTTGAAACCATATTGTAAATACAAACTTACTGCAAACGAGGGTTCACGAGTTAGAAAAACGGGTTTTGCAAAATTCACATGCCCAATCGAACCTGCAGGAACTCACGAAGAAACCTGTTTATTATGTTTGAGTAATCTTGGTGATTGTTTAGTGCTCAGTGTTCCCGAATTAAGAAGACAGCTTAATGCCGCTGTTATTAAGAAGGAAGACATTAA TGGAATTTCTTCGTTGACGTTCACAAAAGCTGGCGAAGCGCTATATTTGTATTCAAGTTCGGAACTGCAGCGAATTTCATTGTCTGCTAGTAAAGTGACAAAAGCACACTGTGCATTAAATTTACCACCGAATGCTAGATCATTTCCGGAAACTAACAACGAAGAAGCCCAAGAACAAGGTGTGGTCGAAGGTACAGCAGAAACGGAAGGTGATACAACGCAGGGAAGTCAACCAGATGTACAAAGGATGATTATAGAGAATGGTGTGGTGGGTTCTA CCGGTGGTGAAGAATCTCCGAAAGAATCGTCTTTGCAACCCGCAGCAAGTACCAATGATGTGAACGGAGAGGACGATCGTCAAGACTTAAGTTCTATTGGAGATATAACGATCGATAGCGTGAAAGACCATTTACT AAATGCAACGTCTTCCGAAGAACTTCATAGTCGTCTTGCAGGACTTAAAATGGAAGTGACTTCGCGAACTTCAGAAATTTCCACTCAAAATCAATCCCTAGTTGTAAAAACAACAACCGTTGTTTCGCAAACAACCAACAATACTACCGCTAATGGAGAGATCGAAACAAGTCAGACAAATGAAACACAACAAATGAATA GCACTACGGTAGAAAGAGAGATACGCAGCGGTACTGAGACTACAACGACACACGCTACCATCACTCTACCTCCAAACGTCGAG ATTAGTGCAGCTGACTTGGCAAACTTGGAGATAACAACAACTACAGTGACTACCGAAAAGTCGAAAGCTCCATTGGCAAGGCCTGAAGAAGTCGGTTCTTAG
- the LOC100642637 gene encoding lethal(2) giant larvae protein homolog 1 isoform X3: MLKFIRGKSQQTTAERQKLQKDLFAFQKTVQHGFPNKPTALAWDPSLRLMIIGTASGAIKVFGRPGVEFYGQHTIESGENAVTKIVALPNEGRVVSLCDDNSLHLWEINESSVVETKSLSLEGKLKKISAMCLESSGEHLLLGTEGGNIYLLNLKTFVMPDNIIYQDVVMQNVPDDYKKNPGAVEAIAEQPGHPDNILIGYNRGLMVLWNKATPGAQQTFVSTQQLESVHWVSETRFVSSHNDGSYAFWSPGSDSMLESSTPYGPFPCKAVTKILVYPTAELGELVLFSGGMQRASYGDRHTITVMAKGKHVVFDFTSKVIDFFTVFPKQEDGKDASDNPEALIVLAEEEIVAIDLNNPEWKMMALPYLVSLHASAVTCSQHVPNVPEELWENIIAAGKAQTEHLYSDKPWPIDGGIILNQKSENDKLKSRELLLTGHEDGTVRFWNASDVALTPLYKYNSSILFTGEHLDVLEQPPEDDEDEWPPFRKVGTFDPYSDDPRLAVKKVLLCPLSSTLVVAGTAGHIITTTISSEPVNKEIKAITMNIVNDRDGFVWKGHDRLPARTTSISFAVGFQPQSLLQLYPPAAVTALAMHSEWGLLAAGTAHGLAVFDYTRAKPVNVKCTLNPNDLSGAGDTPISRRKSFKKSLRESFRRLRKGRSQRRTNATSPTRNTTSEKKKETSSVASSPSGDLSPVELKPVERQVEARPVDDALGSMVRCLYFARSYIISMQNTTPTLWAGTNNGTVYVFTLAIPAGVRRTEEDVNCTLGKEIQLKHRAPVIAITILDGSSVPLPEPFEAEKGVSPDMASPHRVVIASEEQFKIFNLPSLKPYCKYKLTANEGSRVRKTGFAKFTCPIEPAGTHEETCLLCLSNLGDCLVLSVPELRRQLNAAVIKKEDINGISSLTFTKAGEALYLYSSSELQRISLSASKVTKAHCALNLPPNARSFPETNNEEAQEQGVVEGTAETEGDTTQGSQPDVQRMIIENGVVGSTGGEESPKESSLQPAASTNDVNGEDDRQDLSSIGDITIDSVKDHLLNSSLFRNATSSEELHSRLAGLKMEVTSRTSEISTQNQSLVVKTTTVVSQTTNNTTANGEIETSQTNETQQMNSTTVEREIRSGTETTTTHATITLPPNVEISAADLANLEITTTTVTTEKSKAPLARPEEVGS, translated from the exons GGTCGCGTGGTTTCTCTCTGCGACGACAACTCTCTTCATTTATGGGAGATCAACGAAAGTTCGGTCGTGGAGACCAAGTCGCTATCGTTGGAGGGCAAATTGAAGAAAATCTCGGCGATGTGTCTCGAATCGAGCGGCGAACATCTTCTTCTTGGAACGGAGGGCGGGAACATCTATCTTCTCAACTTGAAAACATTCGTAATGCCTGACAATATCATTTACCAGGATGTCGTGATGCAAAA CGTGCCAGACGATTACAAGAAGAATCCAGGAGCGGTCGAGGCGATAGCGGAACAACCAGGTCACCCAGACAATATTCTGATAGGTTACAATCGTGGTTTAATGGTTTTGTGGAACAAAGCGACTCCAGGAGCCCAACAG ACATTCGTCTCCACGCAACAGCTGGAATCTGTCCACTGGGTCTCCGAGACCCGTTTTGTTTCCTCCCACAACGATGGATCCTATGCATTTTGGAGTCCAGGCAGCGACAGCATGTTGGAATCGAGTACACCCTATGGACCATTTCCCTGTAAAGCTGTTACTAAAATTCTCGTCTATCCGACCGCAGA ACTCGGAGAACTCGTTTTATTTTCGGGTGGAATGCAACGTGCAAGTTACGGCGATCGTCACACCATTACCGTTATGGCGAAGGGGAAGCATGTTGTTTTTGACTTCACGTCAAAGGTGATCGACTTCTTCACTGTGTTTCCTAAACAAGAGGACGGAAAAGATGCATCTGATAATCCAGAAGCGCTTATAGTATTGGCCGAAGAAGAGATAGTAGCCATTGATTTGAATAATCCTGAATGGAAGATGATGGCATTACCGTATTTAGTATCTCTCCACGCAAGTGCG GTCACTTGTTCGCAACACGTCCCGAATGTTCCTGAGGAATTATGGGAGAACATTATCGCAGCTGGGAAAGCGCAAACGGAACATCTATACTCGGATAAACCATGGCCTATAGATGGTGGAATTATTCTGAATCAGAAATcggaaaatgataaattaaaaagcagAGAATTATTACTTACCGGCCACGAGGATGGAACCGTGAGATTTTGGAATGCGTCTGACGTTGCTTTAACACCTCTCTACAAGTACAATTCATCCATTCTGTTTACTGGTGAACATCTGGATGTTCTTGAACAACCACCGGAGGATGACGAGGACGAGTGGCCACCATTTAGAAAAGTTGGAACCTTTGATCCGTACTCCGATGATCCCAGACTTGCTGTGAAAAAAGTTTTGCTTTGTCCGCTGTCATCGACATTAGTGGTTGCCGGCACGGCTGGCCACATAATTACAACCACCATATCATCCGAACCTGTAAACAAGGAAATCAAAGCCATCACGATGAACATCGTAAACGATCGCGATGGATTTGTTTGGAAAGGCCATGATCGTCTTCCGGCGAGGACAACTAGTATATCTTTCGCAGTCGGTTTTCAACCACAAAGTCTTCTTCAATTATACCCGCCAGCTGCGGTTACAGCATTGGCTATGCATAGCGAGTGGGGATTACTTGCTGCAGGCACGGCTCATGGTTTAGCTGTTTTCGATTATACAAGAGCAAAACCCGTCAACGTGAAGTGTACACTTAATCCAAAtg ATCTTTCCGGAGCAGGCGATACACCGATTTCTAGAAGAAAGTCGTTTAAGAAATCATTGAGGGAATCTTTTAGGAGATTACGAAAAGGAAGATCACAGCGTCGAACAAATGCCACTAGTCCAACTAGGAATACAACatcagaaaagaagaaagaaac GTCCAGTGTTGCTTCTTCTCCGAGTGGTGACCTTTCGCCGGTGGAATTGAAGCCTGTGGAGAGACAAGTGGAAGCCAGACCTGTAGATGATGCACTGGGGTCAATGGTTCGATGTTTATATTTTGCTAGAAGTTACATTATAAGCA tgCAAAACACGACTCCTACGCTTTGGGCGGGTACCAATAACGGTACAGTTTATGTTTTCACATTAGCAATTCCTGCTGGTGTTAGAAGAACGGAAGAGGATGTAAATTGTACATTAGGCAAAGAGATTCAGTTAAAACACAGAGCACCTGTAATTGCAATTACAATTCTCGATGGGTCTAGCGTACCGTTGCCAGAACCATTCGAAGCTGAGAAAGGCGTAAGTCCCGATATGGCTTCTCCACACAGAGTTGTAATCGCTAGCGAAGAACAATTCAAAATCTTCAATCTTCCATCCTTGAAACCATATTGTAAATACAAACTTACTGCAAACGAGGGTTCACGAGTTAGAAAAACGGGTTTTGCAAAATTCACATGCCCAATCGAACCTGCAGGAACTCACGAAGAAACCTGTTTATTATGTTTGAGTAATCTTGGTGATTGTTTAGTGCTCAGTGTTCCCGAATTAAGAAGACAGCTTAATGCCGCTGTTATTAAGAAGGAAGACATTAA TGGAATTTCTTCGTTGACGTTCACAAAAGCTGGCGAAGCGCTATATTTGTATTCAAGTTCGGAACTGCAGCGAATTTCATTGTCTGCTAGTAAAGTGACAAAAGCACACTGTGCATTAAATTTACCACCGAATGCTAGATCATTTCCGGAAACTAACAACGAAGAAGCCCAAGAACAAGGTGTGGTCGAAGGTACAGCAGAAACGGAAGGTGATACAACGCAGGGAAGTCAACCAGATGTACAAAGGATGATTATAGAGAATGGTGTGGTGGGTTCTA CCGGTGGTGAAGAATCTCCGAAAGAATCGTCTTTGCAACCCGCAGCAAGTACCAATGATGTGAACGGAGAGGACGATCGTCAAGACTTAAGTTCTATTGGAGATATAACGATCGATAGCGTGAAAGACCATTTACT TAACAGTTCACTTTTCAGAAATGCAACGTCTTCCGAAGAACTTCATAGTCGTCTTGCAGGACTTAAAATGGAAGTGACTTCGCGAACTTCAGAAATTTCCACTCAAAATCAATCCCTAGTTGTAAAAACAACAACCGTTGTTTCGCAAACAACCAACAATACTACCGCTAATGGAGAGATCGAAACAAGTCAGACAAATGAAACACAACAAATGAATA GCACTACGGTAGAAAGAGAGATACGCAGCGGTACTGAGACTACAACGACACACGCTACCATCACTCTACCTCCAAACGTCGAG ATTAGTGCAGCTGACTTGGCAAACTTGGAGATAACAACAACTACAGTGACTACCGAAAAGTCGAAAGCTCCATTGGCAAGGCCTGAAGAAGTCGGTTCTTAG
- the LOC100642637 gene encoding lethal(2) giant larvae protein homolog 1 isoform X2 translates to MLKFIRGKSQQTTAERQKLQKDLFAFQKTVQHGFPNKPTALAWDPSLRLMIIGTASGAIKVFGRPGVEFYGQHTIESGENAVTKIVALPNEGRVVSLCDDNSLHLWEINESSVVETKSLSLEGKLKKISAMCLESSGEHLLLGTEGGNIYLLNLKTFVMPDNIIYQDVVMQNVPDDYKKNPGAVEAIAEQPGHPDNILIGYNRGLMVLWNKATPGAQQLMGLFSRAQTFVSTQQLESVHWVSETRFVSSHNDGSYAFWSPGSDSMLESSTPYGPFPCKAVTKILVYPTAELGELVLFSGGMQRASYGDRHTITVMAKGKHVVFDFTSKVIDFFTVFPKQEDGKDASDNPEALIVLAEEEIVAIDLNNPEWKMMALPYLVSLHASAVTCSQHVPNVPEELWENIIAAGKAQTEHLYSDKPWPIDGGIILNQKSENDKLKSRELLLTGHEDGTVRFWNASDVALTPLYKYNSSILFTGEHLDVLEQPPEDDEDEWPPFRKVGTFDPYSDDPRLAVKKVLLCPLSSTLVVAGTAGHIITTTISSEPVNKEIKAITMNIVNDRDGFVWKGHDRLPARTTSISFAVGFQPQSLLQLYPPAAVTALAMHSEWGLLAAGTAHGLAVFDYTRAKPVNVKCTLNPNDLSGAGDTPISRRKSFKKSLRESFRRLRKGRSQRRTNATSPTRNTTSEKKKETSSVASSPSGDLSPVELKPVERQVEARPVDDALGSMVRCLYFARSYIISMQNTTPTLWAGTNNGTVYVFTLAIPAGVRRTEEDVNCTLGKEIQLKHRAPVIAITILDGSSVPLPEPFEAEKGVSPDMASPHRVVIASEEQFKIFNLPSLKPYCKYKLTANEGSRVRKTGFAKFTCPIEPAGTHEETCLLCLSNLGDCLVLSVPELRRQLNAAVIKKEDINGISSLTFTKAGEALYLYSSSELQRISLSASKVTKAHCALNLPPNARSFPETNNEEAQEQGVVEGTAETEGDTTQGSQPDVQRMIIENGVVGSTGGEESPKESSLQPAASTNDVNGEDDRQDLSSIGDITIDSVKDHLLNSSLFRNATSSEELHSRLAGLKMEVTSRTSEISTQNQSLVVKTTTVVSQTTNNTTANGEIETSQTNETQQMNSTTVEREIRSGTETTTTHATITLPPNVEISAADLANLEITTTTVTTEKSKAPLARPEEVGS, encoded by the exons GGTCGCGTGGTTTCTCTCTGCGACGACAACTCTCTTCATTTATGGGAGATCAACGAAAGTTCGGTCGTGGAGACCAAGTCGCTATCGTTGGAGGGCAAATTGAAGAAAATCTCGGCGATGTGTCTCGAATCGAGCGGCGAACATCTTCTTCTTGGAACGGAGGGCGGGAACATCTATCTTCTCAACTTGAAAACATTCGTAATGCCTGACAATATCATTTACCAGGATGTCGTGATGCAAAA CGTGCCAGACGATTACAAGAAGAATCCAGGAGCGGTCGAGGCGATAGCGGAACAACCAGGTCACCCAGACAATATTCTGATAGGTTACAATCGTGGTTTAATGGTTTTGTGGAACAAAGCGACTCCAGGAGCCCAACAG CTGATGGGTTTGTTTTCGCGTGCGCAGACATTCGTCTCCACGCAACAGCTGGAATCTGTCCACTGGGTCTCCGAGACCCGTTTTGTTTCCTCCCACAACGATGGATCCTATGCATTTTGGAGTCCAGGCAGCGACAGCATGTTGGAATCGAGTACACCCTATGGACCATTTCCCTGTAAAGCTGTTACTAAAATTCTCGTCTATCCGACCGCAGA ACTCGGAGAACTCGTTTTATTTTCGGGTGGAATGCAACGTGCAAGTTACGGCGATCGTCACACCATTACCGTTATGGCGAAGGGGAAGCATGTTGTTTTTGACTTCACGTCAAAGGTGATCGACTTCTTCACTGTGTTTCCTAAACAAGAGGACGGAAAAGATGCATCTGATAATCCAGAAGCGCTTATAGTATTGGCCGAAGAAGAGATAGTAGCCATTGATTTGAATAATCCTGAATGGAAGATGATGGCATTACCGTATTTAGTATCTCTCCACGCAAGTGCG GTCACTTGTTCGCAACACGTCCCGAATGTTCCTGAGGAATTATGGGAGAACATTATCGCAGCTGGGAAAGCGCAAACGGAACATCTATACTCGGATAAACCATGGCCTATAGATGGTGGAATTATTCTGAATCAGAAATcggaaaatgataaattaaaaagcagAGAATTATTACTTACCGGCCACGAGGATGGAACCGTGAGATTTTGGAATGCGTCTGACGTTGCTTTAACACCTCTCTACAAGTACAATTCATCCATTCTGTTTACTGGTGAACATCTGGATGTTCTTGAACAACCACCGGAGGATGACGAGGACGAGTGGCCACCATTTAGAAAAGTTGGAACCTTTGATCCGTACTCCGATGATCCCAGACTTGCTGTGAAAAAAGTTTTGCTTTGTCCGCTGTCATCGACATTAGTGGTTGCCGGCACGGCTGGCCACATAATTACAACCACCATATCATCCGAACCTGTAAACAAGGAAATCAAAGCCATCACGATGAACATCGTAAACGATCGCGATGGATTTGTTTGGAAAGGCCATGATCGTCTTCCGGCGAGGACAACTAGTATATCTTTCGCAGTCGGTTTTCAACCACAAAGTCTTCTTCAATTATACCCGCCAGCTGCGGTTACAGCATTGGCTATGCATAGCGAGTGGGGATTACTTGCTGCAGGCACGGCTCATGGTTTAGCTGTTTTCGATTATACAAGAGCAAAACCCGTCAACGTGAAGTGTACACTTAATCCAAAtg ATCTTTCCGGAGCAGGCGATACACCGATTTCTAGAAGAAAGTCGTTTAAGAAATCATTGAGGGAATCTTTTAGGAGATTACGAAAAGGAAGATCACAGCGTCGAACAAATGCCACTAGTCCAACTAGGAATACAACatcagaaaagaagaaagaaac GTCCAGTGTTGCTTCTTCTCCGAGTGGTGACCTTTCGCCGGTGGAATTGAAGCCTGTGGAGAGACAAGTGGAAGCCAGACCTGTAGATGATGCACTGGGGTCAATGGTTCGATGTTTATATTTTGCTAGAAGTTACATTATAAGCA tgCAAAACACGACTCCTACGCTTTGGGCGGGTACCAATAACGGTACAGTTTATGTTTTCACATTAGCAATTCCTGCTGGTGTTAGAAGAACGGAAGAGGATGTAAATTGTACATTAGGCAAAGAGATTCAGTTAAAACACAGAGCACCTGTAATTGCAATTACAATTCTCGATGGGTCTAGCGTACCGTTGCCAGAACCATTCGAAGCTGAGAAAGGCGTAAGTCCCGATATGGCTTCTCCACACAGAGTTGTAATCGCTAGCGAAGAACAATTCAAAATCTTCAATCTTCCATCCTTGAAACCATATTGTAAATACAAACTTACTGCAAACGAGGGTTCACGAGTTAGAAAAACGGGTTTTGCAAAATTCACATGCCCAATCGAACCTGCAGGAACTCACGAAGAAACCTGTTTATTATGTTTGAGTAATCTTGGTGATTGTTTAGTGCTCAGTGTTCCCGAATTAAGAAGACAGCTTAATGCCGCTGTTATTAAGAAGGAAGACATTAA TGGAATTTCTTCGTTGACGTTCACAAAAGCTGGCGAAGCGCTATATTTGTATTCAAGTTCGGAACTGCAGCGAATTTCATTGTCTGCTAGTAAAGTGACAAAAGCACACTGTGCATTAAATTTACCACCGAATGCTAGATCATTTCCGGAAACTAACAACGAAGAAGCCCAAGAACAAGGTGTGGTCGAAGGTACAGCAGAAACGGAAGGTGATACAACGCAGGGAAGTCAACCAGATGTACAAAGGATGATTATAGAGAATGGTGTGGTGGGTTCTA CCGGTGGTGAAGAATCTCCGAAAGAATCGTCTTTGCAACCCGCAGCAAGTACCAATGATGTGAACGGAGAGGACGATCGTCAAGACTTAAGTTCTATTGGAGATATAACGATCGATAGCGTGAAAGACCATTTACT TAACAGTTCACTTTTCAGAAATGCAACGTCTTCCGAAGAACTTCATAGTCGTCTTGCAGGACTTAAAATGGAAGTGACTTCGCGAACTTCAGAAATTTCCACTCAAAATCAATCCCTAGTTGTAAAAACAACAACCGTTGTTTCGCAAACAACCAACAATACTACCGCTAATGGAGAGATCGAAACAAGTCAGACAAATGAAACACAACAAATGAATA GCACTACGGTAGAAAGAGAGATACGCAGCGGTACTGAGACTACAACGACACACGCTACCATCACTCTACCTCCAAACGTCGAG ATTAGTGCAGCTGACTTGGCAAACTTGGAGATAACAACAACTACAGTGACTACCGAAAAGTCGAAAGCTCCATTGGCAAGGCCTGAAGAAGTCGGTTCTTAG